The Flavobacterium johnsoniae genomic sequence AAAACAAGCCTAAATACAAACATCAAGGCGAGCGAATTGTAATGGGACAAAAATTAATGCAATCTGCTTCGGATATGTTTTTAGGATGGACAAATGATGATAGAGGAAGATTTTTCTACATCCGTCAGCTTCGAGATGCTAAAATAAAGCCGGTTATCGAAATTATGAAAGCAGAAAATATGGCAGATTACGCCAAAGCTTGCGGTTGGGCGCTTGCACGAGCACACGCACGATCAGGTGATCCGTCAATGTTGTCGGGTTACATTGGAAATAATAATGAATTTGCAAATGCGATTTCTAAATTCTCGATTTCTTATGCGCATCAAAATGAGTTGGATTATAATAAACTTGTCGAAGCCGTTAAAGAAGGAAGATTGCCAATTTCGGCAGAAATGTAATTTTAGTAATGATTAAAAATAGAAAGTATGAATAGAAAATTTATGTTACTAATTGGCTTTCTGATGATGACAATTACAACACAAAGTCAGGCACAGCGTATTGATTCTGCTGCTGTTTATATTTTAGGACGAACCACAGAATCATTGCAATATATAAAATCATGCAGTTTTAAAGCTGTTATGACTTATGATATTTATAACGAATCTCTAGGTTTAATAAAGCATTCTATAAACGAAAAAGTTTCAATGAAATTTCCAGATAAAATGAAAATTACATCATCTGGCGATAAAGGAAACAGAAGTTTATGGTACAACGGAAAGACGCTTTATTACTATTCTTTCGACAATAATACTTATGCAGTTACCGATGCTCCAAAATCGGTTATTCAAACCATTGATGAAACTAGCAAAAAGTTCGGGATTGAATTTCCCGCTGCAGATTTTTTCTATGAAACATTTCTCGATGATTTAAAATCAGAACAAGGAACTTTAATGTATTTAGGAAAAACGATTATCGACGACAAGGAATGTTTTCATATTGCAGGAAAAGACAAAAACAAAAGTTTTCAATTCTGGATCGGAAACGATGATAATTTCCTGCCCATTAAAATGGCTATTGTTTACACCAATGATAAAGATAAACCGCAATACGAGGCAGTTTACAAAGATTGGATTGTAAATCCTGATTTTTCAGATTATATGTTCGAATTTTCGATTCCGCCAAAAGCTTCCAAAATAAAATTGCAGCCGAGAGAAGAAAAAAAATAATCATTGTAAATTTTTTGTCATGAAATTAGCGATACTTAAAAATATAAAATCATGGATTCTCATAGCGGTATTTGTAATGATGCTTATGCCAGAATCTTTAACTGCACAACGATTCGGTCATTTTACGCCGCATGCAGTAATGCCTCGTCCGATGCCGATACGCCCAATGCCGCATCCAACACCAATAAACCCTGGGCCGAGACCAATTCCACCGGGACCAAGGCCGATTCCGCCTGGACCGCGTCCAATTCCACCGCATCCATATCCGAGACCGTTGCCACCTCCGCCGCCGTTTCATCCTTATCCAGTGCCGTTTCCATACATTTATCATCCTTTCGTACCTTATTATTGGGGGCCAACTTGGTATCCTGTTGGTTTCTTTTTAACAACATTAACAACTGCAGCAATAGTTATTTCTGTAGAAAACAATAGCTATAATTACGATGACGGAGTATATTATGTAAAAGAATCTGATGGTTACAAAGTAGTTCCTGCACCATTAGGAGCAACGATTACAGAATTGCCAAAAGGGTATGTCACAATTACCGTTTCTGGAGTTGATTATTATTACTATGGAGGCACTTATTACATAAAAGATACCACAAAATATAAGGTTGTAACTCCTCCTGTTGGTGCAGTTGTAGCGCATTTGCCCGAAGGCGCTGAAGAAAAAAATATAGATGGGCAGAAATATATGATTTACAATAATGTATACTATCAGCCGATTTCTAAAGACGGACAAGATAGTTATGTAGTTGTACAAGGTAAATAATAAAGACAAAGTCTTTGGAGTTTGTGAAAGTAAAAAACGACTAAGTAAGATTTTATTTATTTAATTGTGTTAATTAATTAAAATCAATTATCTTTGATATTGTCTTAATTGGTTGTTTTCTAGTTAATTATAATCATTAAACAATTGTTAACGAGCTTTCCGCCCTTCATCCAAGATTTTTTAGATTTTAATACATTCGAGTTAAACTGATTTAATTATTAATTTAAATTTTAAAAGATGAATATTAAAAGAACAAATCTTCGTATAATCCCAATGTTGTTTTTGGGTTTAATTTACAGCTGTTCTCCAACTGTAAAGGTTACAAGTGATTATGACCATTCAGCAAATTTTAGTGAATACAAAACCTTTGCGGTTTATGATTTGAAAGCGCAAGAAGGGCAGGTTAATCAATTGAATGTTGACCGTGTAACAAAGGCAATACGCAACGAAATGCTGGCAAAAGGTTTTACAGAATCTGATAATCCAGATTTTAAAGTAAATGCAGTTTCTATCTTAAAAAACAAAACTTCAGTTAGTTCTAATACCAATTTTTATGGATATGGAGGAATGTATCGTCCATACGGATATTGGGGTGGAGGAGCTATGATGGGTGGTGCCAATACAACATTTAATACTTACGATTATGTTGACGGCTCACTAGTAATTGATGTTGTGTCTACAAAAACAGGTAAATTGATTTGGCAAGGAATTGGAAATTCCGAAATTGACAGTAAACCAGATAATCCAGAAGAGTTTATCAATGGTGCGATTAATAAAATCTTAGCCGGATTTCCTCCCGGAGCAGAAAAAAAATAATCTGAATATAGGATCCAAACAAATGTGCTTGGTCTAATCAGCCGATAAGCACATTTGTTTTCTAGACGAAAGTCCCCCCTTTCGAAAACAATTTTTAAGAAGTATAAACAAATTAAGCTAAAAAAAATGATCGATATTTTACTTTCGCTATTCTTCTTTATAGCTACAATTGCCGGTTTTGCTACAGCTTTAATGGTTCTTTTGTCGAGGAAGAACTATTCAAAAAGTTTCTTTTTGGGTGTTTTTTTGCTGAGTCTTGCAGTAGTAAGTATTTATAATTTTTACTTATCAGCTAATATCTTTAAGACTTTTCCAGATTTGATTACCATTACAAAAGCATTTATTTTTCTGACCGCTCCTTGCTCTTTTCTGTATGTTAGAAATATTTTGTCTTTTAAAAAAAGTTTCAGAAAATATGATTGGCTGCATTTTATGCCGTTCATTGTATATTTTGGTTTAACTGTAATTGTCTACATCGGAAGTTTTACAAATATAAAAGCGATCGATTATCTTGCAAACATTATTAAAAATCCATTTTCAATTCTTACGCTTACACTTTGGCTTTGCTATGTTTTTTTTCAAACCATGTTGATTTTAAACTATGATCTGAAAAAATTTAAAGGAAACCAATTTCAATGAAGCAAAGTAATTAATTGGATTAAGGTTTATAACCTGATGATTTTATTCTTGTTTTCGGCGCTTTTCGTGCATCATTTTCTTCTCAGAAAAGTTGCGGCTGTAGATATTTCCTGTTATGTGTTAATTTCATCTGTTTTGTTTTTTACAGTCGGCTGGCTTTATTTTAGACCGAATATTTTTCATGACGAAGAAGAAACATTCGACTTTGTAGTTGATAATGCCATTCTTGTAAAATCTAAGGAAACAAAAAATGTGATTCCGATAACAAACGAGTTGACTCCTGAAAAAAAAGAAGATTATCTTTTAAAACTGGATTTTGTATTGAATTCTAAAAATCTTTTTCTTAAAAAAGATTTCGTAATCAGAGATTTAGCAGACGAAACAGGAATTTCAGTTCATCATTTATCTAATTTGATCAATTCTGAATTTGGGCTTCATTTTCAGGATTATATCAATCTTAAAAGGATTGAATATTTCAAAGAGAAAATAAATGATCCAGAATGGAAAGATTTATCGTTAGAAGGAATGGCTTGGGGTTCTGGTTTTAAATCTCGAACAACTTGCTTTAGAGCATTTATAAAACATACTGGAAAATCTCCTTCAGAATACTTCAAAACAATTAGAATAAATCCAGATCGAACAGGCGCTTACTATTTTAAGTAGATCTTGATACTTTCAGAAATGAAATTATTGATAGCGATTGTAAAGTCTTAATTCATTTTAAAAAATTTCGCCATGAAAGCAAAAAATAATTATTCGAAAAAAGTACTGCAATCCGCTTTATTAATAATGATGTTATTCGTTTTCTTTATTGGAAATGCACAATTGAAAGGCGGTCATATTTTAGGAGCAATGGGATTACAATCGGGAACTCAAGCTCCAGAAAATACTTTAAGCGTATATGTTCCGGCATATATTTACACAGCAAATTGTCTGAGAAATGCCGATGGTGATAAAATTGGAAATCCAGACTTAACAATGTTTATAACAGGTGTTGGAGCTAATTATGTAAGCGATTTTAAAATTCTCGGAGCCAATTACGGAGCAACTATTTTGTTGGCAGGAGCTTCAAACACTATTCAAGGAAGTTATATCGATTCTAAAAGCAGTTTTGCTTTTACAGATATGTATGTGCAACCAATTCAATTAGGCTGGCACAATAAAAAAGCCGATTTTGTTTTCAGCTACCAAATGTATATTCCAACAGGGAAATACGAACTAGGAGGCAGTAACAACAGCGGATTGGGAATGTTTATGAACGAATTCTCGGCAGGAACGACTTTGTTTTTTAATGAAAAGAAAACATTCCATTTTTCTGCATTAGCGGCGTATGAAATCAATGGAAAAAAGAAAGATACCGATATAAAAACAGGAGATATTTTAAGTATTGAAGGTGGTTTAGGAAAGACGTTCTATTGTATGAATGCCGAGAAAACAGCTCCAAAAGGAATCTTAAATGCGGGATTAATTTATTATTTCCAGTACAAAGTTTCAGATGATAAAATTCCTGTTGGAAGTTTCCTAGTCCTTGAGCCAGACAAAGACCATGTAAGCGCGCTTGGAGCTGAGGTCAATTATCTGCATATTGGCTGCATGACGCAAGCAGGTTTTAGATGGGTTTCTGAACTTGGAGCAGTCAATAGATTTCAAGGAAATACTTTTTTCATCACTCTAGCA encodes the following:
- a CDS encoding DUF2092 domain-containing protein, yielding MNRKFMLLIGFLMMTITTQSQAQRIDSAAVYILGRTTESLQYIKSCSFKAVMTYDIYNESLGLIKHSINEKVSMKFPDKMKITSSGDKGNRSLWYNGKTLYYYSFDNNTYAVTDAPKSVIQTIDETSKKFGIEFPAADFFYETFLDDLKSEQGTLMYLGKTIIDDKECFHIAGKDKNKSFQFWIGNDDNFLPIKMAIVYTNDKDKPQYEAVYKDWIVNPDFSDYMFEFSIPPKASKIKLQPREEKK
- a CDS encoding DUF6515 family protein, with translation MKLAILKNIKSWILIAVFVMMLMPESLTAQRFGHFTPHAVMPRPMPIRPMPHPTPINPGPRPIPPGPRPIPPGPRPIPPHPYPRPLPPPPPFHPYPVPFPYIYHPFVPYYWGPTWYPVGFFLTTLTTAAIVISVENNSYNYDDGVYYVKESDGYKVVPAPLGATITELPKGYVTITVSGVDYYYYGGTYYIKDTTKYKVVTPPVGAVVAHLPEGAEEKNIDGQKYMIYNNVYYQPISKDGQDSYVVVQGK
- a CDS encoding DUF4136 domain-containing protein, with protein sequence MNIKRTNLRIIPMLFLGLIYSCSPTVKVTSDYDHSANFSEYKTFAVYDLKAQEGQVNQLNVDRVTKAIRNEMLAKGFTESDNPDFKVNAVSILKNKTSVSSNTNFYGYGGMYRPYGYWGGGAMMGGANTTFNTYDYVDGSLVIDVVSTKTGKLIWQGIGNSEIDSKPDNPEEFINGAINKILAGFPPGAEKK
- a CDS encoding helix-turn-helix domain-containing protein is translated as MILFLFSALFVHHFLLRKVAAVDISCYVLISSVLFFTVGWLYFRPNIFHDEEETFDFVVDNAILVKSKETKNVIPITNELTPEKKEDYLLKLDFVLNSKNLFLKKDFVIRDLADETGISVHHLSNLINSEFGLHFQDYINLKRIEYFKEKINDPEWKDLSLEGMAWGSGFKSRTTCFRAFIKHTGKSPSEYFKTIRINPDRTGAYYFK
- a CDS encoding SphA family protein — protein: MKAKNNYSKKVLQSALLIMMLFVFFIGNAQLKGGHILGAMGLQSGTQAPENTLSVYVPAYIYTANCLRNADGDKIGNPDLTMFITGVGANYVSDFKILGANYGATILLAGASNTIQGSYIDSKSSFAFTDMYVQPIQLGWHNKKADFVFSYQMYIPTGKYELGGSNNSGLGMFMNEFSAGTTLFFNEKKTFHFSALAAYEINGKKKDTDIKTGDILSIEGGLGKTFYCMNAEKTAPKGILNAGLIYYFQYKVSDDKIPVGSFLVLEPDKDHVSALGAEVNYLHIGCMTQAGFRWVSELGAVNRFQGNTFFITLAHVFSLKKK